In Clostridium swellfunianum, a genomic segment contains:
- a CDS encoding MmcQ/YjbR family DNA-binding protein, producing the protein MNLEQFKSYCLSKKGVSEAFPFDEETLVLKVGSKMFALTNINKPILEVNLKCDPFMSQDLRKEYSSIKPGYHMNKTHWNTVTVDGTVPEDKLLFLIDLSYDLVFKSLKKSEKLAVEKR; encoded by the coding sequence ATGAATTTAGAACAATTCAAAAGCTATTGCCTGAGCAAAAAAGGAGTATCCGAAGCCTTTCCCTTCGACGAAGAGACCTTGGTGCTTAAGGTTGGCTCAAAGATGTTTGCCTTAACAAACATCAACAAGCCTATTCTTGAAGTTAACCTAAAATGCGATCCTTTCATGTCCCAGGATTTAAGAAAAGAATACAGCTCCATAAAGCCCGGCTACCACATGAACAAAACCCATTGGAACACCGTAACCGTTGATGGAACTGTACCAGAAGATAAATTGCTATTTTTAATCGATTTGTCCTATGACTTGGTTTTTAAAAGTCTTAAGAAGAGTGAAAAGCTAGCAGTGGAGAAGCGGTAG
- a CDS encoding ankyrin repeat domain-containing protein: MEKLYLIYEGRKVKEEIVEEIFDENGLGSDNYMYAFGEDEDYDFFEDIYEEGDEDMSRSLSFKVKDGRMTDVYFTKYYETGGRPAAIYEYKKKEVVRVRQLLDKVTYDDASKKTEKVIDKALEVEFKYNDMSISSFKGSYVVFKSITNNKSIKLNKQYIKDAIDILKNDLRLYKDLKLTEKYFGTKYSPFIFKLLNLVELENLVEEDFIVLFFKKERSEYLINAIKEEDYEKCRELIIEGVDLDYTTGRYTPLDCAIANGNKEICELLIKNGAKVDSGNIALAITKGYKEICGILIKAGAKPSTTTLNYAIRSKDMKLFDYLLKNGAIPDKETLEEVVRLGNIEIFERTLPMVKDLHVDYLGRLLHYAVSSNNEIMCKCLIAKGANVNYEGANIFSSILSTASSSGNLDIVKMLIDAGANIEGFSNGSDSPIYAASSSGHLDIVKLLIGAGASIEGSSITTRPIAGAVSRGHLEVCKLLIENGACLDFCDDKNQSLLLIAIGTCNIELISYLLEMGVDVNSQDKYKHSALHDLFYKKKNKVEICKLLIDYGINVNLKNDNGQTPLFCFTTYYADEEICRLLINSGADVNIHDRFGKTPLMNILRLKNDEFYNKYNDQIYENIYNMLIEAGAKE, translated from the coding sequence GTGGAGAAGTTATATCTAATTTATGAGGGAAGAAAAGTAAAAGAAGAAATAGTTGAGGAAATTTTTGATGAGAATGGACTAGGCAGCGATAATTATATGTATGCGTTTGGAGAAGATGAAGATTATGACTTCTTTGAGGATATATACGAAGAAGGTGATGAAGACATGAGTCGGAGCCTTAGCTTTAAAGTTAAAGATGGACGAATGACAGATGTATATTTCACGAAGTATTATGAAACTGGTGGAAGACCAGCAGCTATATATGAATATAAGAAGAAAGAAGTTGTTCGAGTAAGGCAGTTGCTTGACAAAGTTACATATGACGATGCAAGTAAAAAGACGGAAAAGGTAATTGATAAAGCACTAGAAGTTGAATTTAAGTATAATGATATGAGTATATCTAGTTTTAAAGGAAGCTATGTTGTCTTTAAGAGTATAACTAATAATAAATCTATAAAGTTAAATAAACAGTATATTAAGGATGCTATAGATATCTTAAAAAATGATTTAAGATTATATAAAGACTTAAAGCTGACGGAAAAGTATTTTGGAACAAAATATTCGCCCTTTATATTTAAATTATTAAATTTAGTAGAATTAGAAAATTTAGTAGAAGAAGATTTTATTGTTTTGTTCTTTAAAAAAGAGAGATCAGAATACCTCATTAATGCTATAAAGGAAGAGGATTATGAAAAGTGTAGAGAATTAATAATTGAGGGGGTGGATTTAGATTATACAACTGGTCGGTATACACCTCTGGACTGTGCTATTGCAAATGGGAACAAAGAAATTTGTGAATTACTTATAAAGAATGGGGCAAAAGTAGATTCTGGGAATATAGCTTTAGCTATAACGAAGGGTTATAAAGAGATATGCGGTATTCTAATAAAGGCAGGTGCAAAGCCAAGTACAACTACATTAAATTATGCGATTCGGTCAAAAGATATGAAGTTATTTGATTACTTATTAAAAAATGGAGCGATCCCGGATAAAGAAACGTTAGAAGAGGTTGTAAGGCTTGGAAACATAGAGATTTTTGAAAGGACTCTACCAATGGTAAAAGATTTGCATGTTGATTACTTAGGTAGATTGCTGCATTATGCGGTATCTTCGAATAATGAAATAATGTGTAAGTGCTTAATTGCAAAAGGTGCCAATGTTAATTATGAAGGTGCAAATATCTTTAGCTCTATACTTTCTACCGCTTCATCTAGTGGTAACCTAGACATAGTTAAGATGCTAATTGATGCTGGAGCGAATATAGAAGGATTCAGCAACGGAAGTGACTCTCCAATCTATGCAGCTTCATCCAGTGGTCATCTTGATATAGTTAAACTACTTATTGGTGCTGGGGCCAGTATAGAAGGATCCAGCATAACAACAAGACCTATAGCTGGGGCAGTAAGCAGAGGACATTTAGAGGTTTGTAAGCTGTTAATTGAAAATGGGGCGTGCTTAGATTTTTGTGATGATAAGAATCAATCTCTTCTGCTAATTGCTATAGGAACATGTAATATTGAACTTATTAGCTATTTGCTTGAGATGGGTGTTGATGTAAATAGTCAAGATAAATATAAACACTCAGCATTACACGATTTATTTTATAAGAAAAAAAATAAGGTTGAGATATGTAAGTTACTAATTGATTATGGTATAAACGTAAATCTTAAAAATGATAATGGACAAACTCCATTGTTTTGTTTTACTACCTACTATGCAGATGAAGAGATTTGTAGACTGCTAATTAATTCTGGAGCAGATGTAAATATTCACGATAGATTTGGCAAGACTCCTCTTATGAATATATTACGCTTAAAGAATGATGAGTTTTATAACAAATATAATGATCAGATTTATGAAAATATCTATAATATGCTTATTGAAGCGGGAGCGAAAGAATAG